CGCCAGCGCGCCGCGCTGGCCCGCGCATTCATTGCGCAGCCCCAGACCATGCTGATGGACGAACCCTTCGGCGCGCTGGACGCACTGACCCGCCTCAGTCTGCAGGACGTGCTGCGCCAGCTCATCGCGCAAGAAAAGCCCACGGTGCTGCTGGTGACCCACGACGTGGACGAGGCCCTGTTCCTGGCCGACCGCATCGTCGTCTTCAGCCCGCGTCCGGCGCGGGTGCTGCGCGAATTCAATCTGGCCCACCGCGTCAAGACGCACGACCTGTCCGACCTTGCTGCCGAGAAGCGCGAAATTCTGCGCCTCCTGGGCATCGGCGTCGGCGGATCGGACGCGCATGCGGACATCGCGCTGGCTGCCTGACCTTCTTCCCGCAATACCCACGGCCACGCCCGAGCGCGGCCGCTTTTCGAATTTCCTGGAGTTCCTTTGATGAAACTGAAGCAATGGTTGTCCCTGCCGCTGGCCGCGGCGCTGCTGGCGGCGGCCCCCGCAATGGCCGCCGAGAAGTTCCGCGTAGGGTACTTGCGCGTGATGGACGACGCGCAGGCGATCGTCGCGCAAGAGGGCGGCTACTACAAGAAGGCCGGCCTGGATTCCGAACTGATCGAGTTCAAGTCGGGGACCGACCTCATCAAGGCGATCGTCGGCGGCCAGCTGGACATCGGCGTGCTCGGTTTCACCAACGCGGTCGCCTGGGCTTCCAAGGGCGCGGACCTGAAGGTCGTGGGCGGCGCGCAGCAGGGCTATCACTCGCTGATCGTGCGTGACGATTCCGGCATCAAGGACATCGCCGGTCTGAAGGGCAAGACGCTGGCCTCGCAAGCTGAAGGCAGCACCGCCGACGTGGTCCTGAAGGGCGTCGTGCTCAAGCAGGGCAATCTCTCCGCCGACGATGTCAACGTCATGGGCGTGAGCCCGGCCGTGGCCGTGCAGTCGCTGGTGGGCAAGCGCGTGGATGCGGCCTTCCTGTTCGAACCCTACGACCGCATCGCCCAACTGGTCGCGCCGGTCAAGCAGATCTACGAAGTGGGCCAGGCCTGGCCGTTCCCGTGCATGGTCGTCATCACCTCGGGCGAAACGCTGGCCAAGCGCAAGGACGATGTCTGGAAGGCGCTGGACGCGCAGAACCAGGCCATCACGCTGCTGCAGAAAGAACCCGAGCAGGCCTCCAAGCTGATCGCGTCCTACTTCATCGCCGAGCCCACGCTCAAGACGCTGACCCGTGGCGAACTGCCGCGCGAAACCGTCATCACCGAGGCCATCAGCACGCAGGTGTTCACGCCCAAGCTGACGGAAAAGGACACGGCGCGCATGCAGGAAATCGCTGACATCCTGCAAGCCCAGGGTTCGCTCAAGACGCGCGACGGCAAGCCGTACGACGTCTCCAGCATCGTCGACCTGTCCTGGCAAGAGGCTCGCAAGCTTTGAGCGCATCTACCCGAGTGACCGGCGCCCGCAAGCATCTTGCGGGCGTTTTGGGCGTCCTGTTCATCCTGGCGCTGTGGCAAATGGCGGCGTTCGCGCTGCCCGACTTCCTGATGCCGGGCGTGCCCGCCGTCGTCGAGCGGCTGTTCGAAGACCTGGGCAAGCAGTCGTTCCACCAGAGCCTCATGGGCACGTTGGGACGGCTGGGCGCGGGTTATGGACTGGCGTTGGCGGCCGGCGTGGGCTTCGGCCTCGTGGCTGCCGTGCTGTTCTTCTTTCGCGAAGTCCTGCGCAGCGCCATCGTCATCCTGCAATCCATTCCGTCCATCGCATGGGTGCCGCTGTTTCTCATCGTGATGGGCTTTGGCAACACGCCCATCATCGTGGTCGTGGCGCTGTCGGCGTTCTTTCCGGCCGCGCTCAGCGTGATGAACGCCACC
The DNA window shown above is from Achromobacter spanius and carries:
- a CDS encoding ABC transporter permease, giving the protein MSASTRVTGARKHLAGVLGVLFILALWQMAAFALPDFLMPGVPAVVERLFEDLGKQSFHQSLMGTLGRLGAGYGLALAAGVGFGLVAAVLFFFREVLRSAIVILQSIPSIAWVPLFLIVMGFGNTPIIVVVALSAFFPAALSVMNATESVQRVHVSAARVMGATRWGLIKRVYLPAVMPELITGAQLAFGNAWRALISAEMLIGFGKGLGRSLAYSGEIADMTGVMTNILVIAVLAALIDQFVLENLKHRLLRYQYV
- a CDS encoding ABC transporter substrate-binding protein, giving the protein MKLKQWLSLPLAAALLAAAPAMAAEKFRVGYLRVMDDAQAIVAQEGGYYKKAGLDSELIEFKSGTDLIKAIVGGQLDIGVLGFTNAVAWASKGADLKVVGGAQQGYHSLIVRDDSGIKDIAGLKGKTLASQAEGSTADVVLKGVVLKQGNLSADDVNVMGVSPAVAVQSLVGKRVDAAFLFEPYDRIAQLVAPVKQIYEVGQAWPFPCMVVITSGETLAKRKDDVWKALDAQNQAITLLQKEPEQASKLIASYFIAEPTLKTLTRGELPRETVITEAISTQVFTPKLTEKDTARMQEIADILQAQGSLKTRDGKPYDVSSIVDLSWQEARKL